The stretch of DNA CAGAAATTCTCCGCCATTTCGCGCCTCTCGTACCGCGCTGGTCGCCACGCCTTCGATCCGCTCGTAACCCTTGTTCCTGGCCAGCGTGACCAGGTTCCGGATGACTTCGAGGCCGCGCATCATCGCCTGATCGGACAGGCGGCGCGACGTGAACACCCCGTCACCAAGGCGGGTCATGTCTTTGAAGCGGTCGAGGATTTTATAGGTGTAGTCCGGCTGAACTTCCGCCAAGACCATATGAATGGAATTGGTGCCGATATCGAGGACGGCCAGCTTGGGCATCTACAGGCTCGCAGAGGGGGCTACGTGTCGGATGTTCTTGCCTTCAACCATGTAGACGACAAGTTCCGCAATATTAGTGGCATGATCCGCGATCCGTTCGAGCGATTTCGCCACGAAGGTGAGCCGGATCGCACGGGTAATGGTACGCGTGTCTTCCAGCATAAAGGAGAGCAGTTCGCGAAACAACTGCTCGTTCACCTCATCGACAAAATCGTCATCGGCACACACCTTCCGCGCCAGCACCGGATCTGAATTCACAAACGCATCCAGGCAATCCTTGACCATGCGCATCGTCCAATTGGCCATGCGCGGGATGTCGATATAGGGCTTCAGCTGTGGCTCGCCGTTCAATTCCAGGGCTCGGTGAGCAATGTTCTCGGCCAGGTCACCCATGCGTTCCAATTCGGACGAAATTTTCATCCCTGTCGTCACAAAACGAAGGTCGCGGGCCGTCGGCTGTTGAAGGGCCAGCAATTGGATGCAGAGCTCGTCGATCTCGA from Nitrospira sp. encodes:
- the phoU gene encoding phosphate signaling complex protein PhoU; this encodes MMQRHFDQDLAHLKQTLLRMGGLVESQIQQALEALVDRDSDLAVDVIKQDHDVNALDVEIDELCIQLLALQQPTARDLRFVTTGMKISSELERMGDLAENIAHRALELNGEPQLKPYIDIPRMANWTMRMVKDCLDAFVNSDPVLARKVCADDDFVDEVNEQLFRELLSFMLEDTRTITRAIRLTFVAKSLERIADHATNIAELVVYMVEGKNIRHVAPSASL